From Deltaproteobacteria bacterium, the proteins below share one genomic window:
- a CDS encoding ABC transporter substrate-binding protein — protein sequence MALTAALAVLLAAGAASAQTLKLAVPTFLTGGGAPTYGTASKNGVELVVRAINEGALPAPYNSVGLAGRKIDLVVYDESGGGTKQVTELRNKVQKEGVDVVVGYVSSGSCAAIARVAEELRVLTLLTVCGTPRIFEELVKEPKYLFRIINHSTAGNVGAAHYVVKKLRNEAKDGYMGINQNYAWGQDAWRDFNLGVQTLAPELKPAKKQQFPKLFSGQYGTEISVLLRAKQKVVHSSFWGGDIEALIAQGKARGLFKRKTFVFTVGEITAHRIGKKFPPGQLARGPYGLYAAGIDTPINKWFRSEYRKAYKQPPSSPAYHYADGIVAAKYAYDTAMKANGGKFPSTDQVIKALEHATFDIIAAKVKMSLGKGHQAVTSDRWGYAEWDDAKGEIVVKDVVEFKAECVNPPEGVNAADWVKGGMKGAKCD from the coding sequence ATGGCGTTGACCGCGGCTTTGGCGGTGTTGCTGGCGGCGGGCGCCGCTTCGGCGCAGACCCTCAAGCTGGCGGTTCCGACGTTCCTTACCGGGGGCGGAGCGCCAACTTACGGCACCGCGTCCAAGAACGGCGTGGAGCTGGTGGTCCGCGCCATCAACGAGGGCGCCCTGCCGGCACCCTACAACAGCGTCGGGCTTGCCGGCCGCAAGATCGATCTCGTGGTCTACGACGAGTCGGGCGGCGGCACCAAGCAGGTCACGGAGTTGCGCAACAAGGTGCAGAAGGAGGGCGTGGACGTCGTGGTCGGCTACGTCTCCTCCGGGAGCTGCGCGGCCATCGCCCGGGTGGCCGAGGAGCTTCGGGTCCTGACCCTGCTGACGGTATGCGGCACGCCGCGCATCTTCGAGGAACTGGTGAAGGAGCCGAAGTACCTCTTCCGCATCATCAACCACAGCACCGCCGGCAACGTGGGTGCCGCGCACTACGTCGTCAAGAAGCTCCGGAACGAGGCCAAGGACGGCTACATGGGCATCAACCAGAACTACGCCTGGGGCCAGGATGCCTGGCGCGACTTCAACCTGGGCGTGCAGACCCTGGCGCCGGAGCTCAAGCCGGCCAAGAAGCAGCAGTTCCCCAAGCTGTTCTCCGGCCAGTACGGCACCGAGATCTCGGTTCTGCTCAGGGCCAAGCAGAAGGTGGTGCACTCGAGCTTCTGGGGCGGCGACATCGAGGCCTTGATCGCCCAGGGCAAAGCCAGGGGACTGTTCAAGCGCAAGACGTTCGTTTTCACGGTGGGCGAGATAACGGCCCACCGGATCGGCAAGAAGTTCCCGCCGGGACAGCTCGCGCGCGGTCCCTATGGATTGTACGCGGCGGGTATCGACACCCCGATCAACAAGTGGTTCCGGAGCGAATACCGGAAGGCGTACAAGCAGCCGCCCTCGTCGCCGGCCTATCACTACGCCGACGGTATTGTGGCGGCCAAGTACGCCTATGACACGGCCATGAAGGCCAACGGCGGCAAGTTCCCGTCCACGGACCAGGTGATCAAGGCGCTTGAGCACGCCACCTTCGACATCATCGCCGCCAAGGTCAAGATGTCCCTCGGCAAGGGGCATCAGGCGGTCACCTCGGACCGCTGGGGCTATGCCGAGTGGGACGATGCCAAGGGCGAGATCGTCGTCAAGGACGTGGTGGAGTTCAAGGCCGAGTGCGTGAACCCGCCGGAAGGGGTCAATGCGGCGGACTGGGTCAAGGGCGGCATGAAGGGCGCCAAGTGCGACTGA
- a CDS encoding VOC family protein produces the protein MAKNMTQRGKVDLEGLRGPDVQAMKDLQPPADMPFRIGNMGHAVLVVRDIDASVRFYTQVLGFKVSDVYPESMVPGRMVFMRFNEDHHGLGLIGQAKEASAGRELHHLAFEVPTLDDVFRARDHLEKHDVPIDFHGRRRAGCQVSVEFRDPDGHSLEIFWGLDQVDWNGEARPPEEWAPRPALEEALDEAPPGQDTTLADPGLRRK, from the coding sequence ATGGCCAAAAACATGACCCAACGAGGCAAGGTCGACCTGGAGGGGCTCCGCGGCCCCGACGTCCAGGCGATGAAAGACCTTCAGCCGCCGGCCGACATGCCCTTCCGCATCGGCAACATGGGACACGCGGTGCTGGTGGTGCGGGACATCGACGCGTCGGTCCGGTTCTACACCCAGGTGCTCGGCTTCAAGGTCTCCGACGTCTATCCGGAGAGCATGGTGCCGGGCCGGATGGTCTTCATGCGCTTCAATGAGGACCACCACGGCCTCGGCCTCATCGGCCAGGCCAAGGAGGCTTCCGCGGGCCGGGAACTGCATCACCTGGCCTTCGAGGTGCCCACGCTGGACGATGTCTTCCGCGCCCGGGACCACCTCGAGAAGCACGATGTGCCCATCGACTTCCACGGCCGCAGGCGCGCCGGCTGCCAGGTGTCGGTGGAGTTCCGGGATCCGGACGGCCACAGCCTGGAGATCTTCTGGGGACTCGACCAGGTGGACTGGAACGGTGAAGCGCGGCCGCCCGAGGAGTGGGCGCCGAGACCGGCCCTCGAAGAGGCGCTGGACGAGGCCCCGCCGGGACAGGACACCACCCTCGCGGATCCGGGTCTGCGGCGGAAGTAG